The genomic segment TAGTAGGTCTCCATCGCGCTCAGGTCGCGCCAGGTGGGATCGCCGGTCAGGAGCTTGGCGGCGCCCGACTCGAAGTTCATGCGGAAGACGAGCCAGAGCATGAGGAACACCCCGATCGGGTGCGGCGGCGGCGCTCGCCTCGGTCTCAGCCCGCCCGGCGTGACGAAGAGCGTGAAGAAGGCGGCCTCGAGCAGCAGGTTGTCCCACTGGAAGGAGAGGAAGTCCTGGCCGACGCTCACGAACGAGAGATAGAGCGCCCACAGTGCCAGGAGGCACCAGCGCGGCGCGACGTTCAGGATGAGGCCGAAGCTCAGGACCGCCCCGGCGATCCCGAGCCCGACGAGCGCGCGATCGCTCGCGTCGAGCCAGAAGAGCGTCGGGACGGCGAGGATCCCGTGGGCCCGGACGGCGTCGAGGTACGCGGCGGCCGGCAGCAGGCCGTCGCGCCCGAAGAGCAGTCGGACCTGGACGAGCAGCGAGAGGAAGGCGGCGAGGAAGATGACGCCGAGCAGGCGGAGGAAGACATCGCGCACGCGCCCGCGGCCGGGCGGCGGCTCGGGCGCCGCCATCGCTCAGAGCGCGGCGCGGCGCAGGCGGAGCGCGTTGGCGATGACCGACACCGAGCTCAAGCTCATGGCGGCGCTCGCGATCATCGGGCTCAGCGTGAGGCCTGCGGCCGGGTAGAGGACGCCCGCCGCGAGCGGGATGCCGAGCACGTTGTAGACGAAGGCGAAGAAGAGGTTCTGGCGGACGTTGCGCATGGTGCGGCGCGAGAGCCGCCGCGCGCGCACGATCCCCCGGAGGTCGCCTCCCACGAGCGTCACCCCGGCGCTCTCGAGCGCGACGTCGGCGCCCGCGCCCATCGCGATGCCGACGTGGGCGCGGGCGAGGGCCGGCGCGTCGTTGATGCCGTCGCCGGCCATGGCGACGACCCGGCCGTCGGCCTCGAGGCGCGCGACGACCTCGCCCTTCGCCTGGGGCAGCACCTCGGCGTACACCTCGTCGATGCCGAGCCGGCGCGCGACGGCCTCGGCGGTCGTGCGGCTGTCGCCGCTCACCATGACGACGCGGATGCCTTCGGCGTGGAGCGCGGCCAGTGCCTCGGGTGTCGACGGCTTGATCGGGTCGGCCACGCCGACGAGCCCGGCCGGGCGGCCGTCGACGGCCACCAGGACGACCGTCTGGCCCTCGCGGCGCAGGGCCTCGGCGCGCGTCCCGAGGTCTCCCGGGTCGACGCCGATCTCGTCGAGGAGCGCCCGGTTGCCGAGTGCGACAATGCGGCCCTGGACCACGCCGGTCACGCCCTTGCCGGTGACCGAGCGGAAGCTGTCGACCGGCGCCGGCTCGATGCCGCGGGCGCGCGCGCCGGCCACGATCGCCGCCGCGAGGGGATGCTCGCTCGCGCGCTCGAGGCCGGCCGCGAGGCGGAGCAGCTCGTCCTCGCCCGTGCCGCCCGTGGCGGCGATCGAGACGAGCTTCGGCCGGCCCTCGGTGAGGGTACCGGTCTTGTCGACGACGACGGTGTCGACCTTCTCGAGGACCTCGAGCGCCTCGGCGTCCCGCACCAGCACCCCGGCCGTCGCCCCGCGCCCGACCGCCACCATGACGGACATCGGCGTCGCGAGCCCGAGCGCGCACGGGCAGGCGATGATGAGCACGGCCACCGCGTTCACCAGCGCGTGGGCCATGCGCGGCTCGGGGCCGAGCACGGCCCAGACGGCGAACGTGACCGCGGCCGCCACCAGGACCGCCGGCACGAAGTAGGACGCGACGACGTCGGCGAGGCGCTGGATGGGCGCCCGGCTCCGCTGCGCGTCGCCCACCAGGCGGACGATCTGGGCGAGCAGCGTCTCGCTGCCCACCCGCTCGGCGCGCATGACGAAGCTCCCCGTGCCGTTGACCGTACCGGCCGTCACCCGGTCGCCCGCCGTCTTCTCCACCGGCACGGGCTCGCCGGTGAGCAGCGACTCGTCGACCGTGCTGCGGCCCTCGAGGACGACGCCGTCGACGGGGATCTGCTCTCCCGGACGCACGCGCAGCCGCTCGCCGGCATGCACGTGCGCCAGCGGGACGTCCCCCTCCGTCCCGTCGGGGCGCACGGCGCGCGCCGTCTTCGGCGCGAGGCCGAGGAGCGCGCGGATGGCATCCCCGGTCCGCCGCCGTGCCCGCAGCTCGAGCACCTGCCCGGCGAGCACGAGCGTCGTGATCACGGCCGCCGACTCGAAGTAGAGCGCCACCTCGCCGCCGTGCCCGCGGAACGAGGCGGGGAAGACCTGCGGGGCGAGCGCGGCGACCACGCTGTACGCCCAGGCCGTGCCGACGCCGATCGCGATCAGCGTGAACATGTTTGGGCTCGCGCGCACGACCGACTCCCAGCCGCGCGCGAAGAACGGCCAGCCGCCCCACAGCACCACCGGGGTGGCGAGCGCGAGCTCGAGGAGGGCGACCGCGCGGGGGGCGACGGCGTGCGGCGCCGCCATGCCGCCCATCGCGAGGCCGAGGAGCGGCAGCGTGAGCAGCGCGCTCCACACCAGGCGCCGGGTCATGGCGGCGAGCTCGGGGCTCTCCCCCTCGGCGCTCACGGCGCGCGGCTCGAGCGCCATGCCGCACACGGGGCAGGAGCCGGGGTGCTCGCGCACGACCTCCGGGTGCATCGGGCAGACGTACTCGCCGGCCCCGGGCGCCGCCGTCACCCGCATGCCGCACGACGGCTCGCGCTCGTTTCCGGGCGCTGCTGCAAGGCGCACGGGGCGATTATGGGCGTACTCTTGGCCGAGTGCCATGCAGAGCTGCAAGCCGTCGCACGGCGGCGAGCCGATGCTGCCGCGGCCTGCGCCCTCCCCGTGGCATGGAGTCTGCTGGGGACGAGCGCACAGCGCGGCCGGGCGCCACATGGAGGGAAGAACGGTGAGGATGAGAAACCTATCGAGCCTGATTGCCTTCGTCGCGCTGCTCGCCGCGGGTCCTTTGCCCGCACGAGCGTGCACCACGGACGCCGAGTGCGACGACGGCAACGTCTGCGACGGCGCCGAGTACTGCCAGGCGGGCGTCTGCTACAGCCGCACGCCGCTGGTCTGCGACGACGGCGATCCGTGCACCGTCAACACGTGCGACCCGAACCTCGGCTGCCAGTTCCAGCCGTCGGCGGGGTGCATGATCGGCGGCCAGAAGTTCAAGCTCGGCAGCCACAGCGACCTGCGCGTGGTCCTGCAGACGGCCGGCGGGTACGGGGGCGGAGCTTTCCCGCCGGCGAATGGTCCCGACGACCCGGTGCTCCACGGGGCGAGCGTACGCATCTACACCACCAACGGCGACATGTTCGACAACACGTACGGCTTGCCGAGCTCGAACTGGGCCTATGTCGGCGCGCTCGATGGCAACTACGGGTACGTCTACAAGGACCTCAACGGATTGCTCGGCCCGATCCGCCTCGCCGTCATTCGCAACGGCAAGCCGTCGAAGGTGCAGGGACTGGGGCCGGCGCTCAACTTCTCCCTCCGCGCGGATCCGCAACCGGTCCACGTCGTCCTGCGTTTCGGCACCCTCAACGACTGCCTGTCCTTCGGCGGTACCAAGTTCAAGTTCGTTCCCGACGCGGCCTTCCGCGCCCTGCACGCACCGCCCCCGGCGACCTGCCCCTGACGGGGCCCGGGCGCCCGTTCCTTGACCGCCGCGCGAAAGCTAGCTACGGCGGTCTCGCGGAGGACGCCCCATGGCACGATCCCTCACCAGCGCCGCTCTCCTGCTCCTGCTGCTCGTCGCCCCGCCCGCCGACGCGCAGACCGCCGGGCGAAAGTTCCTGCGCGGTCTCGCCGGCATGACCACGGCCTTCCTCGAGGTGCCGGGCAACATGGTCGCCGAGACGCGGACGCGCGGTGCGGGGGTGGGCATCCCGTTCGGCTTCGCCAAGGGCCTCGGGATGATCATCCCGCGGGTGTTCGTCGGGGTCTGGGACTTCTTGAGCGCTCCATTTCCTGCGCCCGCCGGCTTCAAGCCCATTCTCGAGCCCGAGTTCCCCTGGGGGTACTTCGAGGGCGAGGCGTCGAGCCCACCGCCACCGCCGCCACCTCCGCCGCGGAAGCGCACCCGGACTCATTGACCGTGGACGTCCTCCGGACGCTCGCCCCCAAGGTTTCCAACTGGGGGCGATGGGGGCCGGACGATGAGGTTGGTACGGTCAACTTCATCACGCCCGAGGCCGTGCGCCGGGGCGCGGCGTGCGTGAAGCGCGGCGACGTCTTCAGCCTCGGCCTCCCGCTCGGCGCCGACGGACCGCAGCTCGGCACGCACGGCCGCATGAACCCGATCCACCTGATGAGCGCCCTCGAGGGCCGCGTGAGCGCCGAGGGGGACTTCCGCTACAGCGACGACATCGTCGTCATGCCGCTCCAGTGTGCGACGCAGTGGGACAGCCTCGCGCACGTCTACTACGACGGCCAGCTCTACAACGGGTTTCCGGCGACGGCGATCACCGCCGCCGGCGCGGCGCGCAACGCCATCGACCGCGTCGGTGCGGGCATCGTCTCGCGCGGCGTGCTGCTCGACGTCGCGCGCCTGTGGGGCGTGGACCGGGTGGCGCCCGGCGTGGCGATCAAGCCGACCGACCTCGACACCGCCGAACGCGCGGCCGGGGTGCGCGTCGGGACGGGCGACGTGCTCCTCGTGCGCACCGGGCACCTCGCGGTCTTCAAGGTCGACCGCGACCGCGAAGGCTATCTCCGCCGGACGCCCGGGCTCGGCGTCGCCTGCGTCGAGTGGTTGCACGCACGGCAGGTGGCCGCGGTGGCGACCGACACGGTCGCGGTCGAGGTGATCCCGTGGGAGGACCCGGCCGTACCGCTTCCTCTCCACCTCCTCTGCATCCGCGACATGGGCCTCACGCTCGGCGAGATGTTCGACCTCGACGCGCTCGCCGCCGACTGCGCGCGCGACGGCGTCTGGGAGTTCCTGTTCAGCGCTCCGCCGCTGAAGGTGTCGGGCGGCGTCGGGTCGCCGCTCAACCCGCTCGCCGTGAAGTAGCCGGGCCGGTTGCGTCGACGCGCAGGCTCGGCGCCTTGCGACTTGCAGGTGAAGGCCTCATACTGGTCATATGAAAGCCACGGCCGCGCGAGCCAGGACCCTGGTCACGGCGCACGCAAAAGGCCGGCCGCTGCGCGCGCGGGAGGTGACGGCCCGGGTCAGAGCTGGTCTGCCAATAGCCGAGTTCGATGCGCTCCGTGAGCTGTTGGGCCTCACCGTGGAGAGCCTGGCGAGCAGAGTCGGCACGTCGATCGCGACGCTCTCGCGCCGGCGGCAGAGCGGCCAGCCCCTCGATGCCGGCCACAGTGACCGGCTCCTGCGTCTCGCGCGGTTGTTTCGCCTGGCGACCGAGCTGCACGACGGCGACGAAGAGGCAGCACGAGACTGGCTGAGCAAGCCCGCCCGCGCCCTCGACGGCGAGACGCCGCTGGATCGCGCCGACACGGAGGCCGGGGCGCGCGAGGTCGAGAACCTCATCGGTCGGTTGGAGCACGGCGTCTACACCTGATGCCGGAGCTCTGGCGCGTGGTGAAGCGCAAGCACGCGTCCACGGCGTTCGACGGCAAGGCTGCGCAGCGCTTCGGGGGGCGTTGGAATTCACCTGGTCGGAGAGCCGTCTATGCCAGCGCGACCAAGTCACTCGCGGTTCTGGAGGTGCTCGTGCACATCGATGTCGGGGGGCGACTGCCTCGCTTGGTGGCCTTCACGTTCGTCGTCGACGACGAGCTCGTCGATCGCCTGCCTGCCGCCCGGCTGCCTCGACACTGGCGCACGTCGCGAGGGCTGGAGGTGACGCAGCGGATCGGCGACGAGTGGCTCGCGTCCGGCCGGGCTCTGGCCCTGGCCGTGCCGAGTGGCATCGTACCGGAAGAATCGAACTATCTGCTCAATCCGGCTCACCCGCGCTTTGGCCGCCTGAAATTCGGACGGCCCATGCCGTTCCTCCTGGACCCGCGCCTGTAACGTGACCGGGGAGGCAGAAGCTCGCGGCCGAGAGCCCGCCGAGCCAGTTGCTTGCGCACGCGCGTGTTGATCGCGGGGCGGCCACAGAGCCGGAAGGACCCGGCGAGGTCTTCCGAGGCGAAGCGCCTTCTCGACTCCTCTTCCCCGGCTGCCTCTTCGATGTCTTTCTCGATGAGCTGGCGTACGTACTTCGCGCGATCGAGCCCGAGCCGATGGGCACGCGCTTCCGCGCGACCGAGCAGGTCGACGGGGATGCGCACGGTGAGGACCTTTGTCATACGAGAGCTGCGGACGGGTCTCTACTCGGGCGTCTCGTGCTCGGATAGATGACGGAGCCACGGGGTCTTCTTGCGGACGGCGTTGTAGAGGCGACGATCGGCCGTCCAGCAGTCGATGCCGAGCAGCTCGGCCACGCCGAGGTAGAAGCAATCGTACGCGGTTGGGCGACCGAGGTCTCGGGCGAGATTCCACGCGCGTTCCACGAGCCCCGTGGGTGCTCGAAGCGACACCGGCATGGTGAGGAGGAGTCCCAGGGCCTGACGCGCCGCCTCCTCCTCGAGGTCATGCCGGACGACCATTCGACGGAGGACGGACGTGCACTCGAAGACGAACAAGCCCGGCGCTACCACCTCGACGCCTCGGGCGATCCACGAACGCCAGAGCGACCTGGCCTGCGCGCTATCGTCCTCGACGACGAGCAGCTTGAGTGCGAGGCTTGCGTCGAGGCAAACCATTCCCTCCGGCACGTTCCTCCTCCCGTACCTCACGCAGTGCCTCGGTCGAGGATCTCCTCACGCGTGGCCGACCGCGCAACGTGTCCTCTACCCGTTCGATCCAGCGCAGCATCTCCCGCGCGATCGTCCTTGGTTCGGCTTCCGCCCGCTCGAGCCGTTCGAGGTCTTCCATCCCGATCAAGGCTGCCTTGGGGCGACCCCGGGACGAAAGCACGATCCGCTGGCCACCATGGGCGGCGTCGTTCACGAGCGCGGACAGACGATCGCGGGCCTGACCCAGGCTGACATGCTTCATGGTGCTTCAATTACGCCACAAACGCCAAATACGCCAGAACCGGCGACCGGCGAGCTGAACGCACATGGGGCTCCGGAGCGACACGCTCGGCGCCGTCCGGCTCATGGCGCCTCAGCGCGGGAGCCCGAGTATCCGCGTGGCGATCACGTTCCGCTGGATCTCGGATGTGCCGCCCATGATCGTCTCGGAGCGCGAGTAGAGCCAGGCATGCCCGAACTCGCCAGGCAGGAGCCCGTACGGGCCGAGCATCTCCATCGCGAGCTCCTGCAGGCGCTGGTCGGTCTCGCTGCCGAGCACCTTCTCGATCGAGCTCTCGGCGCCGGGCTCGGCGGTGCGGAGGAGCCGCGTGAGGCTCCGGTAGCCGACGAGCCGCAGCATCTCGACCTCGATGTGCGCCTGCGCGAGGCGCTGGCGGACGAGCGGGTTGCGAACCGCGCCGCGATCGTGGGCCGCCCGAATCAGCCGCTCGAGGCTTCGCCGGATCCGGCGCTGGAAGGTGAAGGTCCAGACC from the Deltaproteobacteria bacterium genome contains:
- a CDS encoding copper-translocating P-type ATPase: MHPEVVREHPGSCPVCGMALEPRAVSAEGESPELAAMTRRLVWSALLTLPLLGLAMGGMAAPHAVAPRAVALLELALATPVVLWGGWPFFARGWESVVRASPNMFTLIAIGVGTAWAYSVVAALAPQVFPASFRGHGGEVALYFESAAVITTLVLAGQVLELRARRRTGDAIRALLGLAPKTARAVRPDGTEGDVPLAHVHAGERLRVRPGEQIPVDGVVLEGRSTVDESLLTGEPVPVEKTAGDRVTAGTVNGTGSFVMRAERVGSETLLAQIVRLVGDAQRSRAPIQRLADVVASYFVPAVLVAAAVTFAVWAVLGPEPRMAHALVNAVAVLIIACPCALGLATPMSVMVAVGRGATAGVLVRDAEALEVLEKVDTVVVDKTGTLTEGRPKLVSIAATGGTGEDELLRLAAGLERASEHPLAAAIVAGARARGIEPAPVDSFRSVTGKGVTGVVQGRIVALGNRALLDEIGVDPGDLGTRAEALRREGQTVVLVAVDGRPAGLVGVADPIKPSTPEALAALHAEGIRVVMVSGDSRTTAEAVARRLGIDEVYAEVLPQAKGEVVARLEADGRVVAMAGDGINDAPALARAHVGIAMGAGADVALESAGVTLVGGDLRGIVRARRLSRRTMRNVRQNLFFAFVYNVLGIPLAAGVLYPAAGLTLSPMIASAAMSLSSVSVIANALRLRRAAL
- a CDS encoding exosortase system-associated protein, TIGR04073 family, which codes for MARSLTSAALLLLLLVAPPADAQTAGRKFLRGLAGMTTAFLEVPGNMVAETRTRGAGVGIPFGFAKGLGMIIPRVFVGVWDFLSAPFPAPAGFKPILEPEFPWGYFEGEASSPPPPPPPPPRKRTRTH
- a CDS encoding DUF2384 domain-containing protein, translating into MKATAARARTLVTAHAKGRPLRAREVTARVRAGLPIAEFDALRELLGLTVESLASRVGTSIATLSRRRQSGQPLDAGHSDRLLRLARLFRLATELHDGDEEAARDWLSKPARALDGETPLDRADTEAGAREVENLIGRLEHGVYT
- a CDS encoding RES domain-containing protein yields the protein MPELWRVVKRKHASTAFDGKAAQRFGGRWNSPGRRAVYASATKSLAVLEVLVHIDVGGRLPRLVAFTFVVDDELVDRLPAARLPRHWRTSRGLEVTQRIGDEWLASGRALALAVPSGIVPEESNYLLNPAHPRFGRLKFGRPMPFLLDPRL
- a CDS encoding cyclase family protein, which gives rise to MDVLRTLAPKVSNWGRWGPDDEVGTVNFITPEAVRRGAACVKRGDVFSLGLPLGADGPQLGTHGRMNPIHLMSALEGRVSAEGDFRYSDDIVVMPLQCATQWDSLAHVYYDGQLYNGFPATAITAAGAARNAIDRVGAGIVSRGVLLDVARLWGVDRVAPGVAIKPTDLDTAERAAGVRVGTGDVLLVRTGHLAVFKVDRDREGYLRRTPGLGVACVEWLHARQVAAVATDTVAVEVIPWEDPAVPLPLHLLCIRDMGLTLGEMFDLDALAADCARDGVWEFLFSAPPLKVSGGVGSPLNPLAVK
- a CDS encoding type II toxin-antitoxin system VapC family toxin, translating into MPEGMVCLDASLALKLLVVEDDSAQARSLWRSWIARGVEVVAPGLFVFECTSVLRRMVVRHDLEEEAARQALGLLLTMPVSLRAPTGLVERAWNLARDLGRPTAYDCFYLGVAELLGIDCWTADRRLYNAVRKKTPWLRHLSEHETPE
- a CDS encoding type II toxin-antitoxin system Phd/YefM family antitoxin; the encoded protein is MKHVSLGQARDRLSALVNDAAHGGQRIVLSSRGRPKAALIGMEDLERLERAEAEPRTIAREMLRWIERVEDTLRGRPRVRRSSTEALREVREEERAGGNGLPRRKPRTQAARRRGR